In Gemmatimonadota bacterium, one genomic interval encodes:
- a CDS encoding zf-HC2 domain-containing protein — MSDVKCETAREWIPDYVSGRLAKLDATSVQSHLRACDECRAEVGLARLIFESRVDVPDGLANRVRDAVRYDRTSISRPWWGITAAAVAALALGIGISFDRAEQPESAIPSYAYELEDGELWLSDDGLIAGAPALDALSDEALLQFLDELDVGGAGGAV, encoded by the coding sequence ATGAGCGATGTGAAGTGCGAAACGGCGCGGGAGTGGATTCCCGACTACGTGAGTGGGCGACTCGCCAAGCTCGATGCCACGTCGGTGCAGTCGCACCTGAGGGCTTGCGATGAGTGCAGAGCCGAAGTCGGGCTCGCACGCCTGATATTCGAGTCTCGTGTCGACGTGCCGGACGGGCTCGCGAATCGGGTCCGCGATGCCGTGCGTTACGACCGCACATCGATCAGCCGTCCCTGGTGGGGTATCACCGCGGCCGCCGTGGCGGCTCTCGCCCTCGGTATCGGCATCTCTTTCGACCGTGCTGAACAACCCGAGTCGGCGATTCCGAGCTACGCGTACGAGCTCGAAGACGGAGAGCTGTGGCTCAGTGACGACGGCCTCATCGCAGGCGCTCCGGCGCTCGATGCTCTGAGCGACGAGGCGCTGCTGCAGTTTCTAGATGAACTGGACGTGGGTGGAGCGGGAGGTGCGGTATGA
- a CDS encoding RNA polymerase sigma factor has translation MRDDERSGAILSDEELVERGRAGDDAALSGLVERHHAAAYRVAFGLLQDDDAAQDVVQDAFIKAFRALGGFRGEASFRTWVLTIARNEARGALRRRGRRRETALEDAGPVRSEQKAPDTEAVDAQEAARARRMMETLPEKQKLSVTLRIEEGLSFKEIGEIIGSSEGAARVNYFHGIRRLRELMQ, from the coding sequence GTGAGGGACGACGAACGGTCGGGCGCGATTCTTTCCGACGAGGAGTTGGTCGAAAGGGGGCGCGCCGGTGACGACGCTGCCCTCAGCGGTTTGGTAGAGCGACATCACGCGGCTGCGTACCGCGTGGCGTTCGGATTGCTGCAGGACGATGATGCGGCGCAGGACGTGGTGCAGGACGCGTTCATCAAGGCGTTTCGAGCGCTCGGAGGGTTCCGGGGCGAGGCGTCCTTTCGAACCTGGGTCCTCACCATCGCGCGCAACGAGGCGCGAGGCGCGTTGCGCCGAAGAGGACGCCGGAGAGAGACGGCGCTAGAGGATGCGGGGCCGGTGCGGTCGGAGCAGAAGGCGCCGGACACGGAAGCGGTCGATGCGCAGGAGGCCGCGCGGGCGCGAAGGATGATGGAAACGTTACCGGAGAAGCAGAAACTCTCCGTTACGCTTAGGATAGAAGAGGGGCTGAGCTTCAAGGAGATCGGCGAGATCATCGGATCCAGCGAGGGTGCTGCCAGGGTCAATTACTTTCATGGGATCCGACGGCTCAGGGAGTTGATGCAATGA
- the rnhA gene encoding ribonuclease HI (An endonuclease that specifically degrades the RNA strand of RNA-DNA hybrids) encodes MSADVVYIHADESCLGNQFQKSANPGGAAGLLEVWKDGEWERRDYWISAPDTTNNRMALSSALEALRALKRRCTIHFFSDSQYLVKGISEWMPGWKRQGWKRKAGPIKNLELWKQLDAALQRHDMRPRWVKGHAGHPENEYANHLATTAAKERSKSGGLVASGFQEWLDGQREKGKYLDHTEFQAPAERFARK; translated from the coding sequence ATGAGCGCCGACGTCGTATACATCCACGCCGATGAATCGTGCCTGGGCAACCAGTTCCAGAAGAGCGCTAATCCCGGGGGAGCCGCAGGCCTCTTGGAGGTCTGGAAGGATGGCGAATGGGAGCGGCGGGACTACTGGATCAGCGCGCCGGACACGACCAACAACCGCATGGCGCTCAGTAGCGCGCTCGAGGCGCTTCGGGCCTTGAAGCGTCGCTGCACGATTCACTTCTTCTCGGACAGCCAGTACCTCGTGAAGGGAATCTCCGAGTGGATGCCGGGCTGGAAGCGACAAGGTTGGAAGAGGAAGGCCGGCCCGATCAAGAATCTGGAGCTCTGGAAGCAGCTCGACGCCGCGCTTCAACGCCACGACATGCGTCCACGCTGGGTAAAGGGCCACGCAGGGCACCCCGAAAACGAGTACGCCAACCACCTTGCGACCACCGCCGCGAAAGAGCGCTCCAAATCGGGCGGCCTCGTCGCCTCGGGTTTCCAGGAGTGGCTCGACGGCCAGCGCGAGAAGGGGAAATACCTGGATCACACGGAATTCCAGGCGCCGGCGGAGCGATTCGCGAGGAAGTAG
- a CDS encoding integration host factor subunit beta: MTKADLVEQVAEAIGPGITKKDCALVVDGFLNAVKLALANGDNIEIRGFGTFKVRKRKTRVARNPRTGDPVEVPSRSVPVFKPSKHFRSRVARLDEASG; encoded by the coding sequence ATGACGAAGGCGGACCTGGTTGAGCAGGTGGCCGAAGCGATCGGTCCTGGGATCACCAAGAAGGACTGCGCGCTCGTCGTGGATGGTTTTCTGAACGCCGTGAAGCTTGCGCTCGCGAACGGCGACAACATCGAGATCCGGGGCTTCGGCACGTTCAAGGTGAGGAAGCGGAAGACGCGCGTGGCTCGCAACCCCCGAACCGGGGATCCGGTCGAAGTGCCGTCGAGGTCCGTGCCCGTGTTCAAACCCTCGAAGCATTTCCGTAGCCGCGTCGCCAGGCTGGACGAAGCTTCCGGCTAA
- the carA gene encoding glutamine-hydrolyzing carbamoyl-phosphate synthase small subunit translates to MESTAYLLLEDGRRFDGDFVGAVDLALGEVVFNTCMTGYQEVLTDPSYTGQLVTMTYPLIGNYGVNSEDRESPVPQVAGFIVREVSRLHSNWRSEGGLGAYLKRNGITGIADLDTRALTRHIRSKGAMRGAIAPVGMCEEKVMEEVQAHPLMEGRDLACGVSTEQPYSVPAVGEERFHVLAYDFGVKAHSPRLLAERGCRVTVIPADTPVEKILDDPPDGMFVSNGPGDPAAVEQAVAAILELAKADIPVFGICLGHQLICRAYGASTFKLPFGHHGGNHPVKNLDSQKVEITSQNHGFAVSGGEGDEIPGAPDLRLTHVNLYDLTVEGVEHREYPVFSVQYHPEAAPGPHDSRYLFDRFLELMEERREPSA, encoded by the coding sequence CTGGAAAGCACAGCCTACCTACTCCTGGAAGACGGTCGCCGCTTCGACGGCGATTTCGTGGGCGCGGTCGATCTCGCGCTGGGTGAAGTGGTCTTCAATACATGCATGACGGGGTATCAGGAGGTCCTGACCGACCCGTCGTACACGGGCCAGCTGGTCACGATGACGTACCCGCTCATCGGCAACTACGGCGTCAACTCCGAGGACCGGGAATCCCCAGTGCCTCAGGTTGCCGGCTTCATCGTTCGTGAAGTGTCGCGGCTCCACTCCAACTGGCGCTCCGAAGGCGGCCTCGGCGCCTACCTGAAGCGGAACGGCATCACGGGGATCGCCGATCTCGACACGCGTGCGCTCACGCGCCACATCCGTTCAAAAGGCGCGATGCGTGGGGCGATCGCTCCGGTGGGGATGTGCGAGGAGAAGGTGATGGAGGAGGTGCAGGCGCATCCGCTCATGGAGGGTCGCGACCTCGCCTGTGGAGTCTCGACAGAGCAGCCGTACTCGGTCCCCGCCGTCGGGGAAGAGCGCTTCCACGTGCTCGCGTACGATTTCGGTGTGAAGGCCCACTCCCCCAGGCTGCTTGCCGAACGTGGGTGTCGGGTCACTGTCATTCCTGCGGACACGCCCGTGGAGAAGATCCTCGACGATCCGCCGGACGGCATGTTCGTGTCGAACGGACCCGGAGACCCAGCGGCAGTCGAGCAGGCGGTGGCCGCGATCCTCGAGCTCGCAAAGGCCGATATCCCGGTCTTCGGAATCTGTCTGGGGCATCAGCTCATCTGTCGCGCTTATGGAGCGAGCACCTTCAAACTCCCGTTCGGACACCACGGTGGGAACCATCCCGTGAAGAACCTCGACAGCCAGAAGGTGGAGATCACTTCTCAGAATCACGGTTTCGCGGTGAGCGGCGGGGAAGGCGACGAGATTCCGGGGGCCCCCGACCTGCGGCTCACGCACGTCAACCTGTACGATCTCACGGTCGAGGGCGTCGAACATCGCGAATATCCTGTGTTCTCTGTGCAGTACCATCCGGAGGCCGCCCCGGGGCCCCACGACAGTCGCTACCTCTTCGACCGGTTCCTCGAGCTCATGGAAGAGCGACGAGAGCCCTCCGCCTGA
- the moaD gene encoding molybdopterin converting factor subunit 1 — translation MSVSVRTLFFAAYRDRLGLSELTVELAQGATVADLVAELRGRGSPFDILPEQPAVAVNRTYAMLDEPLGAGDEVAFIPPVAGG, via the coding sequence ATGTCCGTTTCTGTCCGTACGCTCTTTTTTGCCGCCTACCGTGATCGGCTCGGGCTCTCCGAGCTGACGGTGGAGCTCGCGCAGGGCGCTACGGTTGCCGACCTCGTGGCAGAGTTGAGGGGCCGGGGATCTCCGTTCGACATCTTGCCGGAGCAGCCTGCGGTGGCTGTCAATCGCACCTACGCGATGCTGGACGAGCCCCTTGGCGCAGGAGACGAGGTCGCGTTCATCCCGCCCGTCGCGGGTGGCTGA